The proteins below are encoded in one region of Xenopus laevis strain J_2021 chromosome 8L, Xenopus_laevis_v10.1, whole genome shotgun sequence:
- the LOC108704467 gene encoding filamin-A isoform X5 — MDRGLYACNPAACRAVGRGLQPKGVRVKETADFKVYTKGAGSGELKVVIKGPKGTEERVKQKDLGDGVYAFEYYPSTPGNYIVTITWGGQNIPRSPFEVKVGTECGHQRVRAWGPGLEGGVVGKSADFVVEAIGDDVGTLGFSVEGPSQAKIECDDKGDGSCDVRYWPLEAGEYAVHVLCNNEDIKLSPFMADIKPAPKEFYPEKVKAYGPGLEKTGLAINKPAEFTVDAKLGGKAPLKVSVQDSEGNPIEVTTKDNGNGTYSCSYLPKKPLKHTAVVSWGGVNIPNSPFRMTIGAGSHPNKVKVYGPGVAKTGLKAHEPTYFTVDCTEAGQGDVSIGIKCAPGVVSPAEADIDFDIIRNDNDTFTVKYTPPGAGSYTIMVLFADQATPMSPFRIKVDPSHDASKVKAEGPGLNRSGVEIGKPTHFTVNAKAAGKANLDVQFTGPAKGEAVKDFDVIDNHDNTYTVKYTPVQQGNLGVNVTYGGDHIPKSPFAVGIAQTLDLTKIKVSGLGDKVEVGKDQEFTVKSRGAGGQGKVACKITGPSNKSVPCKVEPGLSPDNSSVKFIPREEGPYEVEVTYDGVPIPGSPFPVEAVPSTNPSKVKAFGPGLKGGSVGSSAPFTIDTKGAGQGGLGLTVEGPCEAKIECLDNGDGTCSVSYLPTDPGDYNINILFADTHIPGSPFKAKIEPCFDPSKVTCSGPGLEHAQVGEAGKFNVDCSNAGSAELTIEIISDNGMQAEVHIQDNGDGTYTITYIPLYPGVYTITIKYGGQMVPNFPSKLQVKPAVDTSGVKVYGPGIEGKGVFREATTDFNVDARALTKSGGPHLKTVVSNPSGNFTEAYVQDNGDGTYKVEYTPYEEGIHSVDVSYDGSPAPKSPFVVPVTEGCDPSRVRVHGPGIVSGTTNQRNKFTVETRGAGTGGLGLAVEGPSEAKMSCTDNKDGSCSVEYIPYESGTYNLNVTYGGHQVPGSPFKVPVSDVVDSSKVKCTGPGLSPGLVRANIPQSFSVDTSKAGVAPLQVKVQGPKGIVEPVEVVDNGNGIQTVNYVPTREGPYNISVLYGDDEVPHSPFKVRVLPTHDASKVKASGPGLNTTGVPASLPVEFTIDAKDAGEGLLAVQITDPEGKPKKASIRDNQDGTYTVSYVPDMTGRYTILIKYGGDEIPYSPYRIRALPTGDASKCTVTVSIGGHGLGAGIGPTIQIGEETVITVDAKAAGKGKVTCTVCTPDGTEVDVDVVENEDGTFDIFYTAPQPGKYVICVRFGGEHIPNSPFQVTALDGEQMMPQQMVQQQLAPPYAFPGMQQPWATDRPVMGVNGLDVAGLRPFDLVIPFTIKKGEITGEVRMPSGKVAKPDITDNKDGTVTVRYAPTEAGLHEMDIKYDGIHIPGSPLQFYVDYVNSGHVTAYGPGLIHGTVNKPAVFTVNTKDAGEGGLSLAIEGPSKADISCTDNQDGTCTVSYLPVLPGDYNILVKYNNKHIPGSPFVAKITGDDTMRMSQLKVGSAADIPLNITETDLSQLTATVTSPAGREEPCLLKRLRNGHVGISFVPKETGEHIVSIKKNGIHIPNSPITVMISQSEIGDASRVVVSGQGLTEGRTFEPSEFIIDTREAGYGGLSLSIEGPSKVDINTEDLEDGTCKVTYCPTEPGNYIINIKFADQHVPGSPFSVKVTGEGRMKESITRRRTAPSVANIGSQCDLSLKIPEISIHDMTAQVTSPSGKIHDAEIMESENNTYCIRFVPTEMGVHTVSVKYKGQHVPGSPFQFTVGPLGEGGAHKVRAGGPGLEQGEVGTPAEFSIWTREAGAGGLSIAVEGPSKAEIAFEDRKDGSCGVSYIVQEPGDYEVSVKFNDEHIPDSPFVVPVGSTSDDARRLTVSSLQESGLKVNQPASFAVSLNGAKGVLDAKVHSPSGALEECCVTEIDEDKYAVRFIPRENGLYIVDVKFNGSHIPGSPFKIRVGEPGQAGDPGMVSAYGAGLEGGTTGNAAEFIVNTTKAGAGALTVTIDGPSKVKMDCQECAEGYKVTYTPMAPGSYLISIKYGGPYHIVGSPFKAKVTGTRLVTSHSLHESSSVFVDSVTKSEAFTQHAAAPRIASDASKVVAKGLGLNKAYVGQKNSFTVDCSKAGNNMLLVGVHGPKTPCEEIVVKHLGNRLYNVTYILKDKGDYILVVKWGDEHIPGSPYHVSMP; from the exons ATGGACAGAGGTCTTTACG CTTGCAATCCCGCCGCCTGCCGTGCTGTGGGTCGTGGCCTGCAGCCCAAGGGTGTACGTGTGAAGGAGACTGCAGACTTTAAGGTTTATACCAAAGGCGCAGGAAGCGGTGAACTTAAAGTTGTGATCAAGGGACCAA agggtacagaggaacGTGTCAAGCAGAAGGATCTAGGAGACGGTGTGTACGCATTTGAGTACTATCCATCTACCCCTGGTAACTATATTGTTACCATCACATGGGGTGGACAGAATATCCCCAGAAg TCCATTTGAGGTTAAGGTTGGCACAGAATGTGGACACCAGAGAGTTCGGGCATGGGGCCCTGGTCTCGAAGGAGGCGTGGTTGGAAAATCAGCTGACTTTGTTGTAGAAGCAATCGGTGATGATGTTGGGACTCTAG GGTTTTCTGTGGAAGGTCCGTCTCAAGCTAAGATTGAGTGTGATGATAAAGGAGATGGATCTTGTGATGTGCGCTACTGGCCATTGGAAGCTGGAGAGTATGCGGTGCATGTCTTGTGCAACAATGAGGACATCAAACTGAGTCCTTTCATGGCTGATATCAAACCAGCCCCCAAAGAATTCTACCCAGAGAAG GTCAAGGCCTATGGTCCTGGGCTTGAGAAGACTGGGTTGGCAATAAACAAGCCAGCAGAGTTCACTGTTGATGCCAAACTCGGAGGAAAGGCTCCTCTTAAAGTGTCTGTGCAG GATTCTGAAGGAAATCCAATTGAAGTAACTACCAAGGATAATGGGAATGGCACATACAGCTGCAGCTATCTGCCAAAGAAACCTCTGAAACACACAGCTGTGGTGTCCTGGGGcggagtgaacatccccaacagTCCTTTCAGG ATGACCATTGGTGCTGGAAGCCACCCTAACAAGGTGAAGGTTTACGGCCCTGGTGTTGCGAAGACTGGCCTGAAAGCTCATGAACCAACCTACTTTACTGTGGATTGCACAGAAGCTGGTCAAG GTGATGTGAGTATTGGAATAAAATGTGCACCAGGAGTTGTGAGCCCCGCTGAAGCTGACATTGACTTTGACATTATCCGCAACGACAATGATACATTTACCGTGAAGTACACTCCTCCTGGAGCAGGGAGCTACACCATCATGGTCCTGTTTGCTGACCAG GCTACGCCAATGAGTCCATTCCGTATTAAGGTTGATCCATCACATGATGCAAGTAAAGTTAAGGCAGAAGGCCCCGGGCTAAACAGAAGTG GTGTGGAAATTGGGAAGCCAACTCATTTCACAGTCAATGCCAAGGCTGCTGGTAAAGCCAATCTGGATGTGCAGTTTACAGGTCCAGCCAAGGGAGAGGCTGTGAAGGACTTTGATGTCATTGATAACCACGATAATACCTACACTGTAAAATACACACCAGTGCAACAG GGTAACTTGGGTGTAAATGTAACCTATGGTGGGGACCATATTCCGAAGAGTCCCTTTGCCGTTGGCATTGCCCAAACTTTGGaccttactaaaattaaagtTTCTGGACTTGGTGACA AGGTGGAGGTCGGAAAGGATCAGGAGTTCACGGTGAAATCCAGAGGTGCTGGAGGACAAGGCAAAGTGGCTTGTAAGATCACTGGACCATCCAACAAGTCCGTTCCTTGCAAGGTGGAACCTGGTCTGAGCCCAGATAACAGCTCTGTCAAATTCATCCCTCGGGAGGAAGGCCCATATGAGGTGGAAGTGACATATGACGGAGTGCCTATACCTGGTAGCCCATTTCCCGTTGAGGCAGTTCCTTCAACAAATCCCTCAAAG gtcaAAGCTTTTGGTCCTGGTCTAAAGGGAGGCAGTGTTGGTTCTTCTGCGCCTTTCACCATTGATACTAAAGGAGCTGGCCAGGGTGGGCTTGGCCTCACTGTTGAAGGTCCATGTGAAGCCAAAATAGAATGTCTGGACAATGGAGATGGAACCTGTTCTGTCTCTTACTTGCCTACAGACCCTGGTGACTATAACATCAATATCCTGTTTGCTGATACACACATCCCTGGATCACCTTTCAAGGCCAAGATTGAGCCATGTTTCGATCCTTCAAAAGTGACCTGTTCTGGTCCTGGTCTGGAACATGCTCAGGTTGGAGAAGCTGGTAAATTTAATGTGGACTGTTCAAATGCTGGCAGCGCTGAGCTGACCATTGAAATTATCTCTGACAATGGTATGCAAGCCGAAGTACACATCCAGGACAATGGTGATGGAACTTACACCATTACATACATCCCACTGTACCCAGGGGTCTACACGATAACCATTAAGTATGGAGGACAGATGGTGCCTAACTTCCCAAGCAAGCTGCAAGTTAAACCTGCTGTTGACACCTCTGGGGTTAAAGTGTATGGACCAGGCATTGAAGGAAAAG GGGTTTTCAGAGAGGCTACTACAGATTTCAATGTGGATGCTCGGGCTCTTACTAAATCTGGAGGGCCTCATCTCAAGACTGTGGTCTCGAATCCTTCTGGCAACTTTACTGAGGCCTATGTGCAAGACAATGGCGATGGTACATACAAAGTGGAATATACTCCCTATGAAGAAG GCATCCACTCTGTGGATGTGAGCTACGACGGAAGCCCAGCACCAAAAAGTCCTTTTGTGGTCCCTGTGACAGAAGGATGTGATCCAAGCCGTGTCCGAGTCCATGGCCCTGGGATTGTGAGTGGTACCACAAACCAACGAAACAAATTCACTGTGGAGACAAG AGGAGCAGGTACAGGAGGGCTTGGCTTAGCTGTTGAAGGTCCATCAGAAGCAAAGATGTCCTGCACTGATAACAAGGATGGCAGCTGTTCTGTTGAGTACATACCATATGAATCTGGCACATACAACCTTAATGTCACATATGGTGGACACCAAGTTCCAG GTAGCCCCTTTAAAGTTCCAGTAAGTGATGTGGTTGATAGTTCAAAAGTCAAATGTACTGGTCCTGGTTTAAGCCCAGGCCTTGTACGAGCAAACATCCCTCAATCCTTCAGTGTGGATACAAGCAAAGCTGGAGTTGCTCCTCTGCAAGTTAAAGTTCAAGGTCCCAAGG GTATTGTTGAACCCGTGGAAGTTGTGGATAATGGAAACGGCATCCAGACTGTCAACTATGTGCCAACCAGAGAGGGCCCTTATAACATATCTGTACTTTATGGTGATGATGAGGTACCTCACAG TCCATTTAAGGTAAGGGTTCTGCCAACTCATGATGCCAGCAAGGTGAAGGCCAGTGGACCAGGATTAAACACCACCGGAGTTCCTGCTAGCTTGCCCGTGGAGTTCACTATTGATGCCAAGGATGCTGGTGAGGGCCTGCTTGCTGTGCAGATAACT GATCCTGAGGGCAAACCCAAGAAGGCTTCAATCCGTGATAACCAAGATGGCACCTATACGGTATCCTATGTGCCTGACATGACTGGGCGGTACACTATCCTGATAAAGTATGGAGGCGATGAAATCCCTTATTCTCCTTATCGCATCCGTGCACTTCCCACTGGGGACGCCAGCAAGTGCACAGTGACAG TGTCAATCGGAGGTCACGGGCTAG GTGCCGGCATTGGTCCAACTATACAGATTGGCGAGGAAACTGTCATAACAGTTGATGCCAAAGCAGCCGGGAAGGGTAAAGTAACCTGTACTGTGTGCACTCCAGACGGGACAGAGGTGGATGTAGATGTGGTCGAGAATGAAGATGGAACCTTTGATATATTCTACACTGCTCCGCAACCTGGAAAATATGTTATCTGTGTGCGCTTTGGTGGGGAACACATTCCCAACAGTCCATTCCAGGTCACG GCTCTGGACGGCGAGCAAATGATGCCTCAGCAGATGGTTCAACAGCAGTTAGCCCCACCCTACGCTTTCCCGGGCATGCAACAACCCTGG GCTACCGATCGCCCAGTTATGGGTGTAAATGGACTGGATGTGGCAGGACTTAGACCTTTTGATCTGGTTATTCCCTTCACCATTAAGAAAGGAGAGATTACAG GAGAAGTAAGAATGCCATCAGGGAAGGTTGCCAAGCCTGACATAACTGATAACAAAGATGGGACAGTCACGGTGAGATATGCTCCCACTGAAGCTGGACTACACGAGATGGATATAAAGTATGACGGCATACATATTCCGG GAAGCCCCCTTCAATTTTATGTGGATTATGTAAACAGTGGCCATGTCACTGCCTATGGCCCAGGACTGATCCATGGAACAGTGAATAAACCAGCTGTCTTCACTGTGAACACCAAGGATGCTGGAGAAG GTGGCTTGTCACTGGCCATTGAGGGCCCTTCCAAAGCAGATATCAGCTGCACAGACAACCAGGATGGGACCTGTACCGTCTCTTATCTCCCTGTGCTCCCTGGAGACTACAACATCCTGGTCAAGTATAACAACAAGCATATTCCGGGAAGTCCATTTGTTGCTAAAATAACAG GAGATGATACTATGCGTATGTCCCAGCTGAAGGTAGGGTCTGCAGCTGACATCCCCCTGAACATCACAGAGACAGACCTGAGCCAACTGACTGCTACAGTGACCTCTCCAGCTGGAAGAGAGGAGCCATGTCTGCTCAAGAGGCTCAGAAATGGCCATGTTG GCATCTCGTTTGTGCCAAAGGAGACTGGCGAACACATCGTCAGTATCAAGAAAAATGGTATCCACATCCCCAACAGCCCAATCACTGTAATGATCAGCCAATCAGAGATAGGAGATGCCAGCCGAGTGGTCGTGTCTGGCCAAGGTCTGACTGAAGGGAGGACATTTGAGCCCTCAGAATTCATCATTGACACCAGGGAAGCAG GTTATGGAGGACTTAGCCTTTCCATTGAGGGGCCCAGCAAAGTGGACATTAACACAGAGGATCTGGAAGACGGGACATGCAAAGTTACTTACTGCCCAACCGAACCTGGAAATTACATTATCAACATTAAGTTTGCTGATCAGCATGTTCCAG ggagcCCATTCTCTGTCAAGGTGACTGGGGAAGGAAGAATGAAAGAGAGTATCACTCGAAGACGCACTGCCCCATCTGTGGCAAACATCGGTAGCCAGTGTGACCTGAGCCTAAAAATACCCG AGATCAGCATTCACGACATGACTGCCCAGGTCACTAGTCCATCAGGGAAGATTCATGACGCAGAAATAATGGAAAGCGAAAATAATACTTACTGCATCCGGTTTGTTCCTACTGAGATGGGCGTCCACACAGTCAGTGTTAAGTACAAGGGACAGCATGTGCCTGGAAGCCCCTTCCAGTTCACTGTTGGCCCCTTGGGTGAAGGCGGAGCCCATAAAGTGCGAGCTGGGGGTCCTGGCCTGGAACAAGGAGAAGTTGGAACACCAG CGGAGTTCAGTATCTGGACAAGAGAGGCCGGCGCTGGTGGTCTATCAATTGCAGTGGAAGGTCCCAGCAAAGCAGAGATCGCCTTTGAGGACAGAAAGGATGGTTCTTGTGGAGTGTCCTACATTGTGCAGGAGCCTG GTGATTATGAGGTGTCTGTGAAGTTTAATGATGAGCACATACCTGACAGCCCCTTCGTGGTTCCTGTGGGATCTACATCAGACGACGCACGGAGACTCACTGTTTCTAGTCTTCAG GAGTCAGGGTTAAAGGTCAACCAGCCAGCCTCTTTTGCAGTAAGTCTTAATGGTGCCAAAGGAGTTCTGGATGCCAAGGTCCACAGCCCCTCAGGGGCCCTGGAGGAGTGCTGCGTGACAGAAATTGATGAAG ATAAATATGCTGTACGCTTTATTCCCCGTGAAAATGGGCTATATATTGTCGATGTAAAGTTTAATGGCTCCCACATACCAGGCAGTCCCTTCAAAATAAGAGTAGGGGAACCGGGCCAAGCTGGAGATCCGGGGATGGTATCTGCATATGGCGCTGGATTAGAAGGAGGCACCACAG GCAATGCTGCAGAGTTCATCGTTAACACCACAAAAGCAGGTGCTGGGGCACTGACTGTCACCATCGATGGCCCGTCCAAAGTCAAAATGGATTGCCAAGAATGTGCAGAGGGTTACAAGGTTACCTACACTCCCATGGCCCCTGGAAGCTACCTGATATCCATTAAGTATGGGGGACCCTACCATATTGTGGGAAGCCCATTCAAAGCAAAGGTTACAG gtaCTCGTCTGGTGACCAGCCACAGCTTGCATGAATCCTCTTCAGTCTTTGTTGATTCTGTCACCAAATCTGAGGCCTTCACTCAGCATGCAGCAGCTCCAAGGATAGCATCAGATGCCAGCAAGGTAGTGGCTAAAGGACTAGGACTCAACAAAGCCTATGTTGGCCAGAAGAACTCCTTCACAGTGGACTGCAGTAAAGCTG GTAACAACATGCTGCTTGTTGGAGTTCATGGACCCAAAACCCCATGTGAAGAGATAGTGGTGAAGCACCTTGGGAACCGTCTGTACAACGTTACATACATCCTGAAGGATAAGGGGGATTACATCCTCGTCGTAAAATGGGGTGACGAGCACATTCCGGGAAGTCCTTACCACGTGTCCATGCCTTAA